A stretch of Prosthecochloris marina DNA encodes these proteins:
- the gpmA gene encoding 2,3-diphosphoglycerate-dependent phosphoglycerate mutase, translated as MIKLVLLRHGESEWNRENRFTGWYDVDLSDKGEKESRSAGELLKKEGFVFDIAYTSVLKRAIRTLWNVLDGMDLMWIPVTKDWRLNERHYGALQGLNKAETAQQHGEEQVLVWRRSYDTPPPPLEKTDSRYPGNDPRYASLAENDVPLTECLKDTVSRVLPLWLEEIAPEIKAGKKVIIAAHGNSLRALVKYLDSISDEEIVGLNIPTGVPLVYELDDDLKPLKSYYLGDQDALQKAINAVANQGKA; from the coding sequence ATGATAAAGCTTGTATTGCTTCGCCATGGAGAAAGTGAGTGGAACAGGGAAAACCGTTTCACCGGCTGGTATGATGTTGACTTGAGCGACAAAGGTGAAAAGGAGTCCAGGAGCGCAGGGGAGCTTCTGAAAAAGGAGGGTTTTGTTTTCGACATTGCGTATACTTCGGTTCTCAAGAGAGCTATCCGTACGTTGTGGAACGTCCTTGACGGAATGGATCTGATGTGGATACCGGTTACCAAGGATTGGCGTCTGAATGAGCGCCATTATGGGGCGCTTCAGGGACTGAACAAGGCTGAAACAGCTCAACAGCATGGAGAAGAGCAAGTGCTGGTCTGGCGTAGAAGCTATGATACGCCGCCTCCACCACTTGAAAAGACCGACTCTCGTTATCCGGGAAACGATCCCCGATACGCATCGCTTGCAGAGAATGATGTTCCTTTGACGGAATGTCTCAAAGATACCGTTTCCCGTGTTCTGCCGTTGTGGCTTGAAGAAATCGCGCCTGAAATCAAGGCCGGGAAAAAAGTTATTATCGCAGCGCACGGTAACTCGCTACGTGCCCTGGTCAAGTATCTCGACTCTATCTCGGACGAGGAAATCGTGGGGCTGAACATTCCAACCGGGGTTCCTCTCGTATATGAACTCGATGATGATCTGAAGCCCTTGAAAAGTTACTACCTGGGTGATCAGGATGCACTCCAAAAAGCAATCAACGCGGTAGCGAATCAAGGTAAAGCGTAG
- the gltB gene encoding glutamate synthase large subunit: MKAKQAAGLYDPRFEHDACGVGFVANIKGVRSHEIVQQGLEVLEKMKHRGACGCENNTGDGSGILLQIPDRFLRKVCEERGIELPSEGDYAVGMAFMPPDISQRRAIEDICRQMVQAEGQKFLGLRKVPTCNDSLGKTAKSQEPVVKMFFVGKGKDIASDEEFGRKLYVIRRRITKRVKYTAGLLGSNYFYISSLSHRTIVYKGMLLPEQVSLFYPELNDSDVKSAIAMVHSRFSTNTFPSWDRSHPYRFLSHNGEINTLRGNINWMKAREKMFESKLFGSSIEHIKPVIMEDGSDSAILDNVFELLALSGRSLAHAAMMLIPEPWNGSSDMDEEKKAFYEYHSCLMEPWDGPASVAFTDGVQIGAILDRNGLRPSRYYITKDDLVVMASEAGVLDIEPERILRKDRLQPGKMFLVDTAQGRIISDEEIKETIAKEMPYSKWLQKHLLELESLSGNALEKQDESKLDLLAHQKLYGYTQEDIALHLVPMATNGVERVGSMGHDVPLAALSNRPKLLYDYFKQLFAQVTNPPIDSIREEVITSTIVMLGSEGNLLEPTEENCHRLKIDRPVLTDEELDKIRSINQPGFKAVTIPIFYKIEDDGKGIDNAMQDICRQCEQEITQGANLIILSDKGGVDEMHAPIPALLAASGVHHFLINAGLRTKTGLVLESAEPRTVHHYALLIGYGVGAINPYLALESIREFVDKGQIPNQDAETSVKNYIKAIVKGVVKTMAKMGISTVQSYSGAQIFEAVGLNSRLVDSYFPRTPSRIEGIGIDLIAKEVRKRYEAAFPVSGNDVDPGLESGGERKWRHDGEGHLLSPEAIHILQYACRTGDYDMFKKYESLIDEQSEELFTLRGLMAIRFSKTPVPIEEVEPVENIVKRFKTGAMSYGSISKEAHETLAIAMNRLGGKSNTGEGGEETDRFLPESNGDSRMSAIKQVASGRFGVTSEYLTNAKEIQIKMAQGAKPGEGGQLPGTKVYPWIAKTRHSTPGVGLISPPPHHDIYSIEDLAQLIHDLKNANRKARINVKLVSTVGVGTIAAGVAKAHADVVLISGHDGGTGASPLSSIMHAGMPWELGLAETHQTLVLNNLRSRIIVEADGQMKTARDIIIAALLGAEEFGFATTALVVMGCIMMRACQEDSCPVGVATQNPELRKNFTGKPEHVENFMRFLAEGVREYMAEMGVRTLNELVGRTEKLEMKKAVRHWKAEGVDLSKILYKAEPGEEGESLYNTSRQDHGIGNSLDIKTLLKICEPAIKRKEKVNTTLPIHNTDRVVGTIVGNEVTKAHGGGGLPDDTIHIKFYGSAGQSLGAFIPKGMTLELEGDANDYLGKGLSGGRIITYPPKQSTFSPEENIIIGNVAFYGAISGEAYIRGMAGERFCVRNSGLEAVVEAVGDHCCEYMTGGTVVILGTTGKNFAAGMSGGAAFVYDKDGTFEQRCNCQMVGLYEIDDEHELAKLRAMIERHYEYTGSSLAAGILEEWQEARKRFVKVYPHDYKRAMEAMESVMKEGMAGDEAIMAAFEKNVHDPARVSGN; this comes from the coding sequence ATGAAAGCAAAGCAAGCAGCAGGGCTCTATGACCCACGTTTTGAACATGATGCCTGTGGCGTGGGTTTTGTGGCCAATATAAAAGGTGTACGGTCTCATGAGATAGTGCAGCAAGGTTTGGAAGTGCTTGAGAAGATGAAGCATCGCGGTGCTTGCGGATGCGAGAACAATACCGGAGATGGTTCCGGTATTCTTTTACAGATTCCCGACAGGTTTTTAAGAAAGGTCTGTGAGGAGAGAGGAATCGAGCTTCCTTCTGAAGGTGATTATGCCGTTGGGATGGCATTCATGCCACCTGATATTTCTCAGCGCAGGGCTATAGAGGATATCTGCCGTCAGATGGTTCAGGCAGAAGGACAAAAATTTCTCGGCCTCAGAAAAGTGCCGACATGCAACGATTCTCTGGGGAAAACCGCAAAGTCCCAGGAGCCGGTGGTCAAGATGTTTTTTGTCGGTAAAGGAAAAGATATTGCTTCGGATGAGGAGTTTGGCAGAAAGCTCTATGTCATACGGCGCAGGATTACCAAAAGAGTCAAGTATACCGCAGGGCTCCTTGGCAGCAATTATTTTTATATAAGCAGTCTTTCTCACCGAACGATAGTATATAAGGGAATGCTGCTTCCAGAGCAGGTGTCGCTTTTTTATCCTGAACTGAACGATTCCGACGTGAAAAGCGCCATCGCCATGGTGCACTCCAGGTTCAGCACCAATACGTTTCCGAGCTGGGACCGCTCACATCCATATCGTTTTCTCAGCCATAACGGAGAGATCAATACGCTTCGAGGGAACATCAACTGGATGAAGGCCAGGGAAAAGATGTTCGAGTCCAAGCTGTTTGGCAGCAGTATAGAACATATCAAGCCTGTTATTATGGAGGACGGGAGTGATTCCGCCATCCTCGACAATGTTTTTGAACTGTTGGCGTTAAGCGGCCGTTCTCTGGCACACGCTGCGATGATGCTGATTCCGGAACCATGGAACGGCAGCAGCGACATGGATGAAGAAAAGAAGGCATTTTATGAATATCACAGTTGTTTGATGGAGCCCTGGGACGGGCCGGCTTCTGTTGCTTTCACCGACGGTGTTCAGATCGGAGCTATTCTCGATCGTAACGGATTACGGCCGTCACGCTATTATATCACCAAAGATGACCTGGTCGTTATGGCGTCCGAGGCCGGTGTGCTCGATATAGAGCCCGAACGGATTCTCAGGAAAGACCGTTTGCAGCCAGGCAAAATGTTTCTTGTCGATACAGCGCAAGGGCGCATTATCTCCGATGAAGAAATCAAGGAGACAATCGCCAAGGAAATGCCTTATTCGAAATGGCTCCAAAAGCACTTGCTGGAACTCGAGTCTCTTTCCGGCAATGCTCTTGAAAAGCAAGATGAAAGCAAGCTTGATCTATTGGCTCATCAGAAGCTTTACGGATACACCCAGGAGGATATTGCTCTTCATCTCGTTCCGATGGCAACCAACGGAGTGGAAAGAGTTGGGTCTATGGGACACGATGTCCCTCTTGCTGCGCTTTCGAACAGGCCGAAGCTGCTTTATGATTACTTCAAGCAGCTGTTTGCGCAGGTTACCAATCCCCCGATCGATTCTATCAGGGAAGAGGTCATTACTTCGACAATAGTCATGCTTGGTTCAGAAGGGAACCTGCTCGAACCTACAGAAGAAAACTGTCACAGGCTTAAAATCGATCGTCCTGTGCTTACCGATGAAGAGCTGGACAAGATACGCAGCATAAATCAGCCGGGTTTCAAGGCGGTTACCATCCCGATATTTTATAAGATCGAGGATGACGGTAAGGGGATCGACAACGCGATGCAGGATATCTGCCGTCAATGCGAACAGGAAATTACTCAAGGGGCCAACCTGATCATTCTTTCCGATAAGGGAGGGGTTGATGAAATGCACGCTCCTATTCCTGCACTGCTTGCTGCTTCAGGGGTTCATCATTTTCTGATCAATGCCGGTCTGCGAACGAAAACAGGACTCGTTCTCGAGTCTGCAGAACCGAGAACGGTGCATCATTATGCCTTGTTGATCGGTTACGGGGTGGGGGCGATCAATCCCTATCTGGCACTTGAGTCGATTCGAGAGTTTGTTGACAAAGGACAGATTCCGAATCAGGATGCCGAGACATCCGTGAAAAACTATATCAAAGCCATTGTCAAAGGGGTTGTGAAGACTATGGCCAAAATGGGTATTTCAACGGTTCAGAGTTACAGTGGCGCCCAGATTTTTGAAGCTGTAGGGCTCAATTCACGGCTTGTGGATTCATATTTTCCCAGAACTCCTTCACGGATAGAGGGTATCGGCATCGACTTGATTGCAAAAGAGGTTCGCAAGCGCTATGAAGCGGCATTTCCAGTATCAGGAAACGATGTTGACCCTGGGCTTGAAAGTGGCGGTGAAAGAAAATGGCGGCACGATGGGGAAGGACACCTGTTAAGCCCTGAGGCAATCCACATACTGCAGTATGCATGCCGTACCGGGGATTACGATATGTTCAAGAAATATGAGAGTCTGATCGACGAACAAAGTGAAGAGCTCTTTACGCTTCGCGGTCTTATGGCTATCAGGTTCAGCAAAACTCCTGTTCCGATTGAAGAGGTGGAACCGGTGGAAAATATTGTCAAACGGTTCAAAACCGGTGCTATGTCATACGGTTCCATCAGCAAGGAGGCTCATGAAACACTGGCGATCGCCATGAACCGCCTCGGCGGAAAAAGCAATACCGGAGAAGGGGGTGAGGAGACCGATCGTTTTCTGCCGGAGTCGAATGGTGACTCGAGAATGTCTGCAATCAAGCAGGTTGCTTCGGGACGTTTCGGGGTGACCAGCGAATATCTGACCAATGCGAAAGAGATCCAGATAAAAATGGCTCAGGGGGCGAAACCGGGAGAAGGCGGACAGCTTCCGGGCACCAAAGTTTACCCGTGGATTGCCAAGACTCGTCATTCAACTCCCGGAGTCGGGCTGATTTCTCCTCCACCGCACCACGATATCTATTCTATCGAGGATCTTGCGCAGTTGATACACGATCTTAAAAATGCCAATCGCAAAGCGCGTATCAATGTTAAGCTTGTTTCAACAGTCGGGGTTGGTACCATCGCCGCAGGAGTAGCGAAGGCGCACGCGGATGTTGTACTGATCAGCGGTCATGACGGTGGTACAGGGGCTTCTCCTCTCTCCAGTATCATGCATGCCGGGATGCCTTGGGAGCTTGGGCTTGCTGAAACGCATCAGACCCTGGTACTCAACAATCTCAGAAGCCGTATAATCGTTGAAGCCGACGGTCAGATGAAAACCGCCCGGGATATCATCATCGCTGCGCTGCTTGGCGCTGAGGAGTTCGGTTTTGCCACAACGGCTCTTGTCGTTATGGGGTGCATCATGATGCGTGCTTGTCAGGAAGACTCCTGCCCGGTAGGTGTTGCTACTCAAAATCCGGAGCTCAGGAAAAACTTTACCGGAAAACCGGAGCACGTTGAGAATTTTATGCGTTTTCTTGCCGAAGGGGTCCGCGAATATATGGCGGAGATGGGGGTTCGGACACTTAACGAGCTTGTAGGGCGTACTGAAAAGCTCGAGATGAAAAAAGCTGTCAGGCATTGGAAAGCCGAAGGGGTCGATCTCTCGAAAATTCTTTACAAAGCGGAACCCGGTGAAGAGGGCGAAAGCTTGTACAATACTTCCCGACAGGATCATGGGATAGGTAATTCGCTCGACATCAAAACTCTTCTCAAAATTTGTGAACCGGCTATCAAGAGGAAAGAAAAAGTCAACACGACACTCCCGATTCACAACACAGACCGTGTTGTCGGTACCATTGTCGGTAATGAAGTGACAAAAGCCCATGGTGGCGGGGGATTGCCCGACGATACGATCCATATCAAGTTTTACGGCTCAGCCGGGCAAAGTCTCGGTGCCTTCATTCCAAAGGGAATGACGCTCGAACTCGAAGGTGACGCAAACGATTATCTTGGAAAGGGCTTGTCGGGAGGCAGGATTATTACCTATCCTCCAAAACAGTCAACCTTTTCGCCTGAAGAAAACATTATCATCGGCAACGTCGCCTTTTACGGAGCGATATCCGGCGAAGCCTATATCCGCGGAATGGCCGGTGAGCGTTTCTGTGTCCGCAACAGCGGTCTCGAGGCAGTTG
- a CDS encoding nitronate monooxygenase, with protein sequence MKVDNFRLQLGKKEYTPIVIGGMGVNISTTELALAAEKLGGIGHISDAEVCFVCDQILSTSYTTRKRKKYSYNANNPDKSDLHFDLGEVAEAQKMYVEHTVSQKSGNGAIFMNCMEKLTMRDSSETLRTRLSAAMDAGIDGLTLAAGLNLRTLDLIKDHPRFHDVKIGIIISSLRALKIFLKRAFKLQRMPDYIVVEGPLAGGHLGFGPEDWKSYDLYTIVTEVIDFLKSENLNIPVIPAGGIFTGGDAVKFLLAGASAVQVATRFTITKESGLPYEVKQHYINTEKDDIVVNTVSPTGYPMRMLKSSPVLNYSIKPNCEGLGYLLDNKGKCGYIESYYKALDLKEKGQRMKITDQTCLCTGMAKYDCWTCGDTTYRLKETTNQMPDGSWQLPSAEDVFQDYQFSENNQIQKPSAQEKVNS encoded by the coding sequence ATGAAAGTAGACAATTTCAGACTGCAACTTGGCAAAAAAGAATATACCCCGATCGTTATAGGCGGAATGGGAGTAAACATATCAACGACCGAGCTTGCTCTCGCAGCTGAAAAGCTGGGCGGAATTGGCCATATTTCCGATGCTGAAGTTTGTTTTGTCTGCGATCAGATACTCAGTACCTCATATACCACCCGTAAACGCAAGAAATACAGTTATAACGCTAACAACCCCGATAAATCAGATCTCCACTTCGATCTCGGTGAAGTTGCCGAAGCGCAGAAAATGTATGTAGAACATACTGTATCTCAAAAAAGCGGTAATGGTGCCATCTTCATGAACTGCATGGAAAAACTCACCATGCGGGATTCTTCCGAAACGCTCCGAACACGGCTTTCCGCAGCCATGGATGCCGGAATAGACGGACTGACACTTGCAGCCGGCCTCAACCTGCGTACACTTGATCTTATAAAAGACCACCCTCGGTTCCACGATGTAAAAATCGGAATTATCATCTCATCGTTACGTGCTCTGAAAATTTTCCTGAAGCGGGCTTTCAAGCTGCAACGAATGCCGGACTATATCGTTGTAGAAGGTCCTCTAGCTGGAGGACATCTTGGTTTCGGCCCTGAAGACTGGAAGTCTTACGACCTTTATACAATCGTAACAGAGGTGATTGATTTTCTAAAAAGTGAAAACCTGAACATACCGGTCATACCCGCTGGCGGAATCTTTACCGGCGGTGATGCCGTCAAATTCTTACTGGCCGGAGCCTCGGCCGTTCAGGTGGCAACGCGGTTCACCATCACAAAAGAGTCAGGTCTTCCGTATGAAGTCAAGCAACATTACATCAATACTGAAAAGGACGACATTGTTGTCAACACAGTCTCTCCTACCGGTTACCCCATGAGAATGCTCAAAAGTTCACCGGTTCTCAACTATTCGATCAAACCAAACTGTGAAGGTCTCGGTTACCTGCTTGACAACAAAGGTAAGTGCGGTTACATAGAGTCGTACTACAAAGCTCTCGATCTCAAGGAAAAAGGTCAACGCATGAAAATCACCGATCAAACCTGCCTCTGTACAGGAATGGCGAAATATGACTGTTGGACCTGCGGAGATACTACTTACCGGCTAAAAGAAACAACGAACCAGATGCCGGATGGAAGCTGGCAACTACCCTCGGCTGAAGATGTCTTTCAGGACTACCAATTTAGCGAGAACAACCAGATACAGAAACCTTCCGCTCAAGAAAAAGTCAATAGCTGA